Proteins encoded within one genomic window of Bombina bombina isolate aBomBom1 chromosome 1, aBomBom1.pri, whole genome shotgun sequence:
- the BHLHE23 gene encoding class E basic helix-loop-helix protein 23, with amino-acid sequence MSIGEGAAYYPIQGMADMKSVPGDAYLSLAQSYGQTFYGALRSSETARSYEGPSSMDFNPNSRDKSGESSDDQTGDDEDSCDPNKSSSSQLGVKKAKEPRSLRLSINARERRRMHDLNDALDGLRSVIPYAHSPSVRKLSKIATLLLAKNYILMQAQALEEMRRLVAYLNQGQTMGSSISSTLNNTLAPFGQSSVYHYPGTTVPGASDKCSTFPGSNSNLCKHCNDKP; translated from the coding sequence ATGAGTATTGGGGAGGGAGCCGCTTACTACCCTATTCAGGGAATGGCTGACATGAAATCTGTTCCGGGTGATGCATATTTGTCCTTAGCGCAGTCTTATGGACAGACCTTCTATGGAGCTCTCCGAAGTTCTGAAACTGCACGCAGTTATGAAGGACCGTCAAGCATGGATTTCAACCCCAACTCAAGGGACAAAAGCGGTGAAAGCAGTGATGATCAGACCGGTGACGATGAGGACAGCTGTGACCCCAATAAGAGCAGTTCATCTCAACTTGGTGTCAAGAAAGCCAAGGAACCTCGCTCACTGAGGCTAAGTATTAATGCCAGGGAGAGGAGAAGGATGCACGATTTGAATGATGCCCTGGACGGACTGAGATCAGTCATTCCATATGCCCATAGCCCCTCAGTAAGGAAACTTTCAAAAATAGCCACCCTTCTCCTAGCCAAGAACTACATCCTTATGCAAGCACAGGCACTCGAGGAGATGAGACGGCTGGTGGCTTACCTAAATCAGGGGCAGACCATGGGCTCCTCAATAAGCAGCACGCTGAACAACACACTTGCTCCATTTGGACAGTCATCAGTTTACCACTATCCTGGCACAACAGTGCCCGGTGCCTCTGACAAGTGCTCAACCTTTCCTGGGAGCAATTCCAACCTCTGCAAACATTGTAATGACAAGCCCTGA